The following coding sequences are from one Hymenobacter sp. DG25A window:
- the ytxJ gene encoding bacillithiol system redox-active protein YtxJ: protein MNSWIQLTQPEQLVDIVRESEEQTVLIFKHSTSCSISAAAKSRLERQWADAGLSNVKMYYLDLLRFRPISNEIAEKFGVRHESPQLLLIKQGECRYDASHMGIRLSDVQSQL, encoded by the coding sequence ATGAATTCCTGGATTCAACTAACCCAACCAGAACAGCTGGTCGATATCGTTCGCGAATCAGAAGAGCAGACTGTTCTTATTTTCAAGCACAGCACTAGCTGCTCCATTAGTGCCGCCGCCAAAAGCCGCCTGGAGCGCCAGTGGGCCGATGCCGGTCTGTCGAATGTAAAAATGTACTACTTGGATTTACTGCGCTTCCGCCCTATCTCCAATGAAATTGCCGAGAAGTTTGGCGTGCGCCATGAGTCGCCCCAGTTGCTGCTCATCAAGCAGGGCGAGTGCCGCTACGATGCCTCGCACATGGGCATCCGCCTGAGCGACGTGCAAAGCCAGCTCTAG
- a CDS encoding OsmC family protein: MSTATAQYAGNLRTEATHVASGNTILTDAPVDNHGRGEAFSPTDLVSTALGSCMMTIMGIVANRHEVDLTGTTFEVTKHMSAEPRRIAQVDVHFHMPAALPAKERTILENAARTCPVALSLNPEIQQQVQFTYDR; this comes from the coding sequence ATGTCAACCGCCACCGCTCAATACGCCGGCAATTTGCGCACCGAAGCTACACACGTAGCTTCCGGCAACACCATTCTGACCGACGCCCCCGTGGATAACCACGGCCGGGGCGAGGCCTTCTCCCCCACCGACCTGGTTAGTACGGCGCTGGGCTCATGCATGATGACGATTATGGGCATCGTGGCCAACCGCCACGAAGTAGATTTAACCGGCACCACCTTCGAAGTAACCAAGCATATGAGTGCCGAGCCCCGGCGCATTGCCCAGGTAGATGTGCACTTTCATATGCCCGCTGCCTTGCCGGCCAAAGAACGCACCATCCTGGAAAATGCGGCCCGTACGTGCCCGGTAGCCCTTAGTCTGAACCCCGAAATACAGCAGCAGGTTCAGTTCACCTACGACCGGTAA
- the lipA gene encoding lipoyl synthase — MLTLPVIQPEAAAPARPRKPDWLRVKLPVGPEYASVRRLVDEHKLHTICESGNCPNMGECWGAGTATFMILGNICTRSCSFCAVATGRPTEFDTDEPRRVAEAIQLMGVKHAVITSVNRDELKDRGASIWLETVVRIKQLSPETTIETLIPDVKANWEALDVMIAGGQEVVSHNMETVGSLYRLVRPQGKYDRSLEQIRRTKAAGRRTKSGIMLGLGETQEEMYKAMDDLVANGLDILTLGQYLQPTKRHLEVAEFIHPDMFAHYREEGLRRGLKYVESGPLVRSSYHAERHVNVPI, encoded by the coding sequence ATGCTGACCCTCCCCGTGATTCAGCCGGAGGCTGCTGCGCCGGCTCGTCCGCGCAAGCCCGACTGGTTGCGCGTGAAGCTGCCCGTGGGCCCCGAATACGCCAGCGTGCGCCGCCTGGTAGATGAACATAAGCTGCACACCATATGTGAGAGCGGCAATTGCCCCAACATGGGCGAGTGTTGGGGAGCCGGCACGGCTACCTTCATGATTCTGGGCAACATATGCACCCGCTCCTGCTCGTTCTGCGCCGTAGCCACCGGCCGCCCCACGGAGTTTGATACCGATGAGCCCCGCCGCGTAGCGGAAGCTATTCAGCTCATGGGCGTGAAGCACGCGGTTATCACCAGCGTCAACCGTGACGAGCTGAAAGACCGGGGGGCCAGCATCTGGCTGGAAACCGTGGTGCGCATCAAGCAGCTCAGCCCGGAAACTACCATTGAAACCCTGATTCCCGACGTGAAAGCGAATTGGGAAGCCCTGGACGTGATGATTGCCGGCGGTCAGGAAGTGGTATCGCACAACATGGAAACCGTGGGAAGCCTTTACCGGCTGGTACGTCCCCAGGGTAAGTATGACCGCAGCCTAGAGCAGATCCGGCGGACCAAAGCCGCTGGCCGGCGCACCAAATCCGGTATTATGCTGGGCCTGGGCGAAACCCAGGAGGAGATGTATAAGGCCATGGATGACCTGGTAGCCAATGGCCTGGACATTCTCACGCTGGGCCAGTACCTGCAGCCCACCAAGCGCCACCTGGAAGTAGCCGAGTTCATTCACCCCGATATGTTCGCGCATTACCGGGAAGAAGGTCTGCGCCGTGGTCTGAAGTACGTGGAAAGCGGCCCCCTGGTGCGCTCCAGCTACCACGCCGAGCGCCACGTGAACGTGCCAATTTAA
- a CDS encoding DUF4136 domain-containing protein, producing the protein MNSVLRLFSRPVATAMVGLGLLLASAGCATTGRVGVTTDFDHSINFRSYKTWAWYPQQPSDAEGGPAHDYNSFLDQRIRKAVEAEMSRKGLMLTDKAPDVYVAYSAKVEDKQRVDPLYNGMYPYGYRWYGYGRQQTIIDNYKAGTVIIDIVDAKRKQLAWRGYGQARVDNQTITEPEVYRIVGSVLGTFPPQDAQARR; encoded by the coding sequence ATGAATTCTGTCCTTCGTTTATTCTCTCGCCCCGTGGCAACGGCCATGGTGGGCCTGGGTTTATTGCTTGCCAGCGCCGGGTGCGCCACCACGGGTCGGGTTGGGGTTACTACTGATTTTGACCATAGTATTAACTTCCGCTCCTATAAAACCTGGGCATGGTATCCGCAGCAGCCATCTGATGCCGAAGGTGGCCCGGCGCACGACTACAATTCCTTCCTCGACCAGCGCATCCGCAAGGCTGTGGAAGCGGAAATGAGTCGCAAAGGCCTCATGCTCACGGATAAAGCACCAGACGTGTATGTAGCCTATAGCGCGAAAGTGGAAGACAAGCAGCGCGTAGACCCCCTATACAACGGCATGTACCCCTACGGGTATCGGTGGTATGGCTACGGCCGGCAGCAAACCATCATCGACAACTACAAGGCCGGTACGGTCATCATCGACATTGTAGATGCCAAGCGCAAGCAGCTGGCCTGGCGCGGCTATGGCCAGGCGCGGGTAGACAATCAGACCATTACGGAGCCGGAAGTGTACCGCATTGTGGGCAGTGTACTGGGTACTTTTCCTCCACAGGATGCCCAGGCCCGGCGCTAA
- the gcvP gene encoding aminomethyl-transferring glycine dehydrogenase codes for MLLKTKPADVFVDRHNGPDEAAVAEMLRTIGVESIDKLIDETVPAAIRLKKPLNLPAALTERAFLAKFKQIAGKNRLFKNYIGLGYHDTQLPAVIQRNILENPGWYTAYTPYQAEIAQGRLEALINYQTMIIDLTGLEIANASLLDEGTAAAETLHMFHSLSKKKNATRYFVSEQVLPQTIDVLRTRATPLGIELVVGNHRTFDLTDESLFGAILQYPAADGAVYDYTDFISKAHDNGLFVTVAADLMALTLLTPPGEMGADAVVGNSQRFGVPMGYGGPHAGFLATKDAFKRVIPGRIIGQSIDAAGNKAYRMALQTREQHIRREKATSNICTAQVLLSVLAGMYAVYHGPQRLKQFASNIHGLAQTLAAALSDLGLNQRNEFYFDTLDIKLESVELQNAIKQEAEAAGINFRYFEEYGSPRVGISLNQNTEIEDVRDIVAVFSKVLGKDAKPVELPAEVSVNWTDNLIRTSEYLTHPIFNSHHSEHEMLRYMKQLENKDLSLAHSMISLGSCTMKLNATAEMIPVTWPEIGGLHPFAPREQAQGYAEIFKDLEAWLCEVTGFAAVSLQPNSGAQGEYAGLLAIKGYHDARGDQHRNVALIPASAHGTNPASAVMAGMQVVVVKSTEDGNIDVADLKAKAEQYADKLSCLMVTYPSTHGVYEETIIDICQTIHDHGGRVYMDGANMNAQVGLTSPATIGADVCHLNLHKTFCIPHGGGGPGVGPIGVVADLAPYLPGHVLVDADGRTYGAVTSAPWGSASILPISYAYINMMGGEGLTQATRIAILNANYIKARLEEHYPVLYTGSNGRCAHEMILDCRQFKKAGIEVEDIAKRLMDYGFHAPTVSFPVAGTLMVEPTESESKEELDRFIEAMIGIRKEIAEVEAGRADAKDNMLKHAPHTAASVLTHEWTRPYSREQAVYPTEYARAYKFWPTVARIDSAYGDRNLICSCTPLEQYVDAEEQLVPTDKGPSY; via the coding sequence ATGTTGCTGAAAACCAAGCCCGCCGATGTGTTCGTGGACCGCCACAATGGGCCCGACGAAGCTGCCGTGGCCGAGATGCTGCGCACCATTGGTGTGGAATCGATTGACAAGCTTATCGACGAAACCGTGCCGGCTGCCATTCGCCTGAAGAAGCCGCTGAACTTGCCCGCTGCCCTCACGGAGCGGGCTTTTTTGGCGAAGTTCAAGCAGATTGCCGGTAAAAACCGCTTATTCAAAAACTACATCGGCCTGGGCTACCACGACACCCAGCTGCCGGCCGTTATTCAGCGGAATATCCTCGAAAACCCGGGCTGGTATACCGCCTACACCCCCTACCAGGCCGAAATTGCCCAGGGTCGCCTGGAAGCCCTGATCAATTATCAGACAATGATAATTGACCTTACGGGCCTCGAAATTGCCAACGCCAGCCTGCTCGACGAAGGCACTGCCGCTGCCGAGACGCTGCACATGTTCCACTCCCTGTCCAAGAAGAAGAATGCTACCCGCTACTTCGTCTCGGAGCAGGTGCTGCCCCAAACCATTGACGTGCTGCGCACCCGCGCCACGCCGCTGGGCATTGAGTTGGTAGTAGGTAACCACCGCACCTTCGACCTCACCGATGAGTCCCTGTTCGGGGCTATTCTGCAGTACCCCGCTGCCGATGGCGCCGTGTACGACTACACCGATTTCATCTCGAAAGCGCACGACAACGGCCTGTTCGTAACCGTAGCCGCCGACCTGATGGCCCTCACGCTGCTCACGCCTCCCGGCGAGATGGGCGCCGACGCCGTAGTGGGCAACTCGCAGCGCTTTGGCGTGCCCATGGGCTACGGCGGACCGCACGCGGGCTTCTTGGCTACCAAAGACGCCTTCAAGCGCGTAATTCCCGGCCGTATCATTGGTCAGAGCATTGATGCCGCCGGCAACAAGGCCTACCGCATGGCCCTGCAGACCCGCGAGCAGCACATCCGCCGCGAAAAAGCTACCTCCAACATCTGCACCGCCCAGGTGCTGCTGTCGGTGCTGGCCGGCATGTATGCCGTGTACCACGGCCCGCAGCGCCTCAAGCAGTTCGCCTCCAACATCCACGGCCTCGCGCAAACGCTGGCCGCCGCGCTGTCGGATCTGGGTCTGAATCAGCGGAATGAGTTCTATTTCGATACGCTGGACATCAAGCTGGAAAGCGTAGAGCTGCAAAATGCCATCAAGCAGGAAGCCGAGGCCGCCGGCATCAACTTCCGCTATTTTGAAGAGTATGGCTCGCCCCGCGTAGGCATCTCCCTGAACCAGAACACCGAAATTGAAGACGTGCGCGACATCGTGGCCGTGTTCAGCAAAGTGCTGGGCAAAGACGCCAAGCCCGTGGAGCTGCCCGCTGAAGTATCCGTGAACTGGACTGACAACCTGATCCGCACCAGTGAGTATCTCACGCACCCCATCTTCAACTCGCACCACTCCGAGCACGAGATGCTGCGCTACATGAAGCAGCTGGAAAACAAGGACCTGAGCCTGGCGCACTCCATGATTTCCCTGGGTTCGTGCACCATGAAGCTGAATGCCACCGCCGAGATGATTCCGGTGACGTGGCCGGAAATTGGTGGTCTGCACCCCTTCGCCCCGCGCGAGCAAGCGCAGGGCTACGCCGAAATCTTCAAGGACCTGGAAGCCTGGCTGTGCGAGGTAACCGGTTTTGCAGCCGTTTCGCTGCAGCCCAACTCGGGTGCCCAGGGCGAGTATGCCGGCCTGCTAGCCATTAAAGGCTACCATGATGCCCGCGGCGACCAGCACCGCAACGTAGCCTTGATTCCGGCCTCAGCCCACGGCACTAACCCCGCTTCGGCCGTAATGGCCGGCATGCAGGTAGTGGTAGTGAAGAGCACCGAAGATGGTAACATCGATGTGGCCGACCTGAAAGCCAAAGCCGAGCAGTATGCCGACAAGCTGAGCTGCCTGATGGTGACTTACCCCAGCACGCACGGCGTGTACGAGGAAACCATCATCGACATCTGCCAGACCATTCATGACCATGGCGGCCGTGTGTACATGGACGGCGCCAACATGAATGCCCAGGTAGGTCTCACCTCGCCCGCCACCATTGGCGCCGATGTGTGCCACCTGAACCTGCACAAAACCTTCTGCATCCCCCACGGGGGCGGCGGACCCGGCGTAGGCCCGATTGGCGTAGTAGCCGACCTGGCCCCTTACCTGCCCGGCCACGTGCTCGTAGATGCCGATGGCCGCACCTACGGCGCGGTAACCTCGGCACCCTGGGGCTCCGCCAGCATCCTGCCCATCTCCTACGCCTACATCAACATGATGGGCGGCGAGGGACTGACGCAGGCCACGCGCATTGCCATTCTGAACGCCAACTACATCAAGGCCCGCCTGGAAGAGCACTACCCTGTGCTGTACACCGGTAGCAACGGCCGCTGCGCCCACGAAATGATTCTCGACTGCCGCCAGTTCAAAAAGGCGGGTATTGAGGTGGAGGATATTGCCAAGCGCCTGATGGACTACGGCTTCCATGCGCCTACCGTATCGTTCCCGGTAGCGGGCACGCTGATGGTGGAGCCCACGGAGTCGGAAAGCAAAGAGGAGCTGGACCGCTTCATTGAGGCCATGATTGGTATCCGCAAGGAAATTGCGGAGGTAGAAGCCGGCCGCGCCGATGCCAAGGACAACATGCTGAAGCATGCCCCGCACACCGCGGCCAGCGTGCTGACGCACGAGTGGACGCGTCCCTACTCGCGGGAGCAGGCCGTGTACCCCACAGAGTACGCCCGCGCCTACAAGTTCTGGCCCACCGTTGCCCGCATCGACTCGGCCTACGGCGACCGGAACCTCATCTGCTCCTGCACGCCGCTGGAACAGTATGTAGATGCGGAAGAACAGCTGGTGCCTACAGATAAAGGCCCTTCGTACTAA
- a CDS encoding NAD(P)-dependent oxidoreductase yields the protein MRPITIGLICEGKTPPDKRVPLTPKKCMEAVSLYPGLQIVVQESAVRCFSDQEYRDVGLEVRADVSDCDILMGVKEVPIAQLISNKTYLFFSHTVKKQPANRELLRQVLQKNITLIDYELLTNEKEERIVAFGRWAGIVGAYNGLLTYGRKHGLYELKPAYKCVDMEDMQEEFFKVKQLPPIKMVVTGTGRVAQGAVEVLDRMGIRRVSVYDYLYHDFHEPVYTQLRSSDYNRRRDGRVWDTPDFHKHPEQYESTFSSYLPVTDLLIACAYWHPAAPKLFTEEDTRRPNFRINTIADVTCDVNGSVPTTKRSTTIQDPAFDYNPTTGELEPPYSRPGNITEMAVDNLPCELPRNASRDFGRQLIDNVFPHLLRDTPDGIIERATITKGGQLTERYQYLTDYVAD from the coding sequence ATGCGTCCTATTACTATTGGCCTGATTTGCGAAGGCAAAACCCCACCCGACAAGCGCGTACCCCTCACGCCAAAAAAATGCATGGAAGCGGTTTCCCTCTATCCGGGGCTGCAGATTGTGGTGCAGGAAAGTGCCGTGCGCTGCTTCTCCGATCAGGAATACCGCGACGTAGGCCTGGAAGTGCGCGCTGATGTGTCTGACTGTGATATTCTGATGGGGGTGAAGGAAGTACCCATCGCGCAGCTGATTTCCAACAAAACCTACCTGTTCTTCTCGCATACCGTGAAAAAGCAGCCGGCCAACCGGGAGCTGCTCCGGCAGGTGCTGCAGAAAAATATCACCCTGATAGACTACGAGCTGCTCACTAATGAAAAGGAAGAGCGGATTGTAGCCTTTGGCCGCTGGGCCGGCATTGTGGGCGCCTATAACGGCCTGCTGACGTATGGCCGCAAGCACGGGCTGTATGAGCTGAAGCCGGCCTATAAGTGCGTGGATATGGAGGATATGCAGGAAGAGTTCTTCAAGGTAAAGCAGTTGCCGCCCATAAAAATGGTGGTAACGGGTACCGGCCGCGTGGCGCAGGGGGCCGTGGAGGTGCTGGACCGCATGGGTATCCGTCGGGTAAGCGTGTACGATTATCTGTACCATGATTTCCACGAGCCGGTGTACACCCAGCTGCGCAGCTCCGACTACAACCGCCGCCGCGACGGCCGGGTGTGGGATACCCCGGATTTTCATAAGCATCCGGAGCAGTACGAGTCTACTTTCAGCAGCTACCTGCCCGTTACGGACCTGCTGATTGCCTGCGCCTACTGGCACCCCGCCGCCCCCAAGCTCTTCACGGAGGAAGACACGCGCCGCCCCAATTTCCGCATCAATACCATTGCCGATGTAACCTGCGACGTGAATGGCTCCGTGCCCACCACCAAGCGCAGCACCACCATCCAGGACCCGGCCTTCGACTATAACCCTACTACCGGCGAGCTGGAGCCGCCGTATTCCCGCCCGGGCAATATCACGGAAATGGCCGTGGATAACCTGCCCTGCGAGCTGCCCCGCAATGCCTCCCGTGACTTCGGCCGGCAGCTGATCGATAACGTGTTTCCGCACCTGCTCCGCGACACACCCGACGGCATTATTGAGCGGGCCACCATTACCAAAGGCGGCCAGCTGACGGAGCGGTATCAGTACCTGACCGATTACGTGGCGGACTAA
- a CDS encoding DUF1206 domain-containing protein: MSLATTISAAVPGSPSAGIRALARFGFAAKGVVYFLMGILALLAATGQQGGQTADKEQAVQTVQSLPGGQVLLGLIAFGLLGYIIWRFTQALRDTENKGSDAKGLGRRLGYAGSGLVYASVAWYAAQLAMNGYADKGGNARQDLTAKVLNWPAGEWLVMLLGLIIIGTGLYQIYRAYSGSFSKHVNDSGLPANQQQIVYRTGQVGYTARGIVLGIIGYFFVQAGRQHRAAAVGTTDEAFDFLAAMGPAALAIVALGLMAYGLYMLVRAKYPVLNGI, from the coding sequence ATGTCGCTTGCAACTACTATTTCTGCTGCGGTGCCCGGTTCGCCCTCGGCGGGCATTCGGGCGCTGGCCCGCTTTGGCTTTGCGGCCAAAGGCGTGGTGTATTTTTTGATGGGCATTCTGGCGCTGCTGGCCGCTACCGGGCAGCAGGGCGGCCAAACGGCCGATAAAGAACAGGCTGTACAAACCGTGCAGAGTTTACCGGGCGGCCAGGTTTTGCTGGGGCTGATTGCCTTTGGCCTGCTGGGCTACATAATCTGGCGCTTTACGCAGGCGCTGCGCGATACGGAGAACAAAGGCTCCGATGCTAAAGGCTTAGGTCGGCGGCTGGGCTATGCCGGCAGCGGCTTGGTATATGCCAGCGTGGCCTGGTATGCGGCACAACTGGCGATGAACGGCTATGCCGATAAAGGCGGCAACGCCCGCCAGGACCTGACAGCCAAAGTACTGAACTGGCCGGCTGGCGAATGGCTGGTGATGCTGCTCGGGCTAATCATCATTGGTACCGGCCTGTATCAGATTTACCGCGCCTATTCCGGCTCTTTCAGCAAACATGTGAATGATAGTGGCCTGCCTGCCAATCAGCAGCAGATTGTGTATCGCACGGGCCAGGTGGGCTACACTGCCCGGGGCATTGTGCTGGGTATTATTGGGTACTTTTTTGTGCAGGCCGGGCGCCAGCACCGCGCGGCAGCCGTAGGCACCACCGATGAGGCCTTCGATTTCCTGGCCGCTATGGGCCCCGCCGCCCTGGCCATTGTTGCGCTTGGCCTGATGGCCTACGGCCTCTACATGCTGGTGCGGGCCAAATACCCCGTACTGAACGGTATTTAG
- the fucP gene encoding L-fucose:H+ symporter permease gives MQSVANSTLGAPTSVPFTEKKYIPTLIFVSSLFMLWAIAITMGDVLNKHFQNVLNVSKAQSGLVQFSIFGAYAVMGIPAGLFMKRFGYKKGVLLGLSLYAIGAFLFVPAANAASFSFFRGALFVLACGLATLEAVAHPFMAALGDQRTSDQRLNFAQSFNGLGAVVGPLLGSYFILSGPHTDGDLSSVKLLYVGIGSTILAIAVAFSFVKVPALQDAHGAPLAPAETEAGFYSGTAEEVPAARTLFQHPHFRWAWLAQFLNVAAQGGTWAFFINYGVEKMHLSDAAAAGYFSLFMVLMMLGRFVGTFLMRYIAPNKLLTAFALANVLMCIVVAQSWGWVSFGALLLINFFFSIMFPTIFSLGIKDLGRHTPQASSILVMAVAGGAVFPYLMGKVANHDIAAAYYLPIICYLFIALFGARLYRLR, from the coding sequence ATGCAATCCGTTGCTAATTCGACCCTTGGCGCCCCTACCTCGGTACCTTTCACCGAGAAAAAGTACATTCCGACGCTGATTTTCGTCTCGTCGTTGTTTATGCTCTGGGCCATTGCCATTACCATGGGCGATGTGCTGAACAAGCACTTTCAGAACGTGCTCAACGTGAGCAAGGCGCAGTCGGGGCTGGTGCAGTTTTCCATCTTCGGGGCATACGCCGTAATGGGCATTCCGGCCGGACTGTTCATGAAGCGTTTCGGCTACAAAAAAGGAGTATTGCTGGGGTTAAGCCTCTATGCCATAGGGGCCTTCCTGTTTGTACCGGCGGCCAACGCGGCATCGTTCAGCTTCTTCCGGGGAGCCCTGTTCGTGCTGGCCTGCGGGCTGGCCACGCTGGAGGCAGTAGCGCATCCGTTCATGGCAGCCCTCGGCGACCAGCGCACCAGCGACCAGCGCCTGAACTTTGCCCAGTCATTTAATGGCCTGGGGGCCGTGGTGGGGCCGCTGTTAGGCAGCTACTTCATCCTCAGCGGCCCGCACACCGATGGCGACTTATCGTCGGTAAAGCTGCTGTATGTGGGCATCGGCAGCACCATTCTGGCTATTGCGGTGGCCTTTTCCTTTGTTAAAGTACCCGCACTGCAGGATGCCCATGGTGCGCCATTGGCCCCGGCCGAAACGGAAGCCGGCTTTTACAGTGGCACGGCCGAGGAAGTGCCGGCGGCCAGAACCCTGTTTCAGCACCCACACTTTCGGTGGGCCTGGTTGGCGCAGTTTCTCAACGTAGCGGCGCAGGGCGGCACCTGGGCCTTTTTCATCAACTATGGCGTGGAGAAGATGCACCTCTCTGATGCGGCCGCGGCCGGCTACTTTTCCCTGTTCATGGTACTGATGATGCTGGGCCGCTTTGTGGGCACCTTCCTGATGCGCTATATAGCCCCCAACAAGCTACTCACGGCCTTTGCGTTAGCTAATGTACTGATGTGTATAGTAGTAGCGCAGAGCTGGGGCTGGGTATCGTTTGGGGCGCTGCTGCTGATCAACTTCTTCTTCAGCATCATGTTCCCCACCATTTTCAGCCTCGGTATCAAAGACCTGGGACGGCACACGCCGCAGGCTTCATCTATCCTGGTAATGGCCGTGGCGGGCGGGGCCGTGTTTCCTTACCTGATGGGCAAAGTGGCTAACCATGATATAGCGGCGGCCTACTACCTGCCCATTATATGCTACCTCTTTATTGCGCTGTTTGGGGCGCGGCTCTACCGGCTGCGGTAG